The proteins below are encoded in one region of Balaenoptera acutorostrata chromosome 11, mBalAcu1.1, whole genome shotgun sequence:
- the SPX gene encoding spexin — protein MKGFRSLVVTTLALFLVFSFMGNSNSAPQRLFERRNWTPQAMLYLKGAQGRRFISDQSRRKDLADRPPPERRSPNPQLLTLPEAVAVLLASLQKPQEAGEENFDQTRFLEDSLLNW, from the exons ATGAAG GGATTCAGAAGTCTGGTGGTAACAACCTTGGCTCTTTTCCTGGTGTTTTCTTTCATGGGAAATTCCAACAGTGCTCCGCAG AGACTCTTTGAGAGAAGGAACTGGACTCCTCAAGCTATGCTCTACCTGAAGGGTGCAC AGGGGCGCCGCTTCATCTCCGACCAGAGCCGGAGGAAGGACCTCGCCGACCGGCCGCCGCCCG AAAGACGAAGCCCAAATCCCCAACTACTAACTCTTCCAGAGGCAGTAGCTGTGCTATTGGCTTCCTTGCAGAAACCCCAAGAAG ctGGAGAAGAAAACTTTGATCAAACCAGATTCCTAGAAGACAGTCTGCTAAACTGGTGA